Proteins encoded within one genomic window of Hahella chejuensis KCTC 2396:
- a CDS encoding site-specific DNA-methyltransferase, whose protein sequence is METLIPYCRNARTHSEEQVAQIAASIAEFGWTNPILVDGENGVVAGHGRLLAARKLGLLEVPVIELAHLSPTQKRAYILADNQLALKAGWDEQLLRVELEALQEDGFDLDLTGFDADDLAALLEAEETEVEGQTDDDSVPEEEEAVISQSGDVWLCGEHRVLCGDATLPDAYAALFSDGKLADMVFTDPPYNVNYANSAKDKLRGKNRAILNDNLGDGFYDFLLAALSPTLAHCRGAIYIAMSSSELDTLQAAFREAGGKWSTFIIWAKNTFTLGRSDYQRQYEPILYGWPEGARRHWCGDRDQGDVWQIKKPAKNDLHPTMKPVELVERAIRNSSRPGDRVLDPFGGSGTTLIAAEKSGRVARLIELDPKYVDVIVRRWQEWTGESAIRESDGSKYGENLKLDG, encoded by the coding sequence GTGGAAACGCTCATCCCGTATTGCCGAAACGCGCGTACGCACTCCGAGGAACAGGTGGCGCAGATCGCCGCCAGTATTGCGGAGTTTGGCTGGACCAACCCCATCCTGGTCGACGGAGAGAACGGCGTGGTCGCCGGCCACGGGCGCTTGCTGGCGGCGAGAAAATTGGGACTGCTTGAGGTCCCGGTCATTGAGCTCGCGCATTTGTCGCCGACGCAGAAACGCGCCTATATCCTCGCGGACAATCAGCTGGCCTTGAAGGCGGGCTGGGACGAGCAATTGTTGCGCGTTGAGTTGGAGGCGTTGCAGGAAGATGGTTTCGACCTGGATCTGACCGGCTTCGACGCCGACGATCTGGCAGCGTTGTTGGAGGCGGAGGAAACCGAGGTAGAGGGGCAAACTGACGACGACTCGGTTCCCGAAGAGGAAGAGGCCGTAATCTCCCAATCCGGCGACGTCTGGTTGTGTGGCGAACATCGCGTCCTCTGTGGCGACGCAACCTTACCGGATGCGTACGCCGCATTATTCAGCGATGGGAAGCTGGCGGATATGGTATTTACCGATCCTCCCTATAACGTGAATTACGCGAACAGCGCCAAAGACAAGCTGCGCGGTAAGAATCGCGCGATCTTAAACGACAATCTCGGCGACGGTTTTTACGACTTCTTGTTGGCGGCGTTGAGCCCAACCCTTGCACATTGTCGGGGCGCGATATACATCGCCATGTCCTCCAGCGAGCTGGACACCCTGCAGGCGGCGTTTCGGGAAGCGGGAGGCAAGTGGTCGACTTTCATCATCTGGGCCAAGAACACCTTCACGCTGGGACGTTCAGACTATCAGCGCCAATACGAGCCGATACTGTACGGCTGGCCGGAAGGCGCGCGCCGACACTGGTGTGGCGATCGCGATCAAGGCGACGTATGGCAAATTAAAAAGCCGGCGAAAAACGATCTGCATCCCACCATGAAGCCCGTGGAACTGGTGGAGCGCGCCATCCGCAATTCCAGCCGGCCGGGAGATAGGGTGCTTGATCCTTTCGGCGGTTCAGGCACCACCTTGATCGCAGCGGAAAAGTCAGGACGCGTCGCGCGTCTGATCGAGCTTGATCCCAAATACGTGGATGTGATCGTGCGCCGCTGGCAGGAGTGGACGGGAGAAAGCGCTATCCGTGAAAGTGATGGATCTAAGTATGGCGAGAATCTCAAGTTAGACGGCTGA
- a CDS encoding DUF6362 family protein → MSDWTLEHVADRFTDAAITAQRLPPVRVQGYANSWPAILRKPWENMGAEPVVKRLPPDPAAIDRMLETFRWVKWLTEDQRHLVWMRADGCPWKEVCAHFGMDRTTGWRRWKAALSTVAVRLNDPEERISFN, encoded by the coding sequence ATGAGTGATTGGACTTTAGAGCATGTGGCTGACCGTTTCACCGACGCGGCAATCACAGCGCAACGGCTGCCCCCTGTCCGGGTACAGGGATACGCTAACAGCTGGCCAGCCATTCTACGCAAGCCCTGGGAGAACATGGGCGCGGAGCCTGTGGTGAAGCGATTGCCGCCCGATCCGGCCGCGATTGATCGCATGCTTGAGACCTTCCGTTGGGTGAAATGGTTGACCGAGGATCAACGTCACCTGGTGTGGATGCGGGCGGATGGCTGTCCCTGGAAAGAAGTCTGTGCGCACTTCGGTATGGACCGCACCACAGGGTGGCGTCGCTGGAAGGCGGCCTTGTCTACTGTGGCGGTTCGACTTAACGATCCCGAGGAAAGGATTAGTTTTAATTAG
- a CDS encoding crossover junction endodeoxyribonuclease RuvC, with protein sequence MTLSVLALDLGTRTGWAAKGKDRAIVSGVMNFKPQRFEGGGMRFLRFKRWLTELKANLDGIDALYFEEVRRHVSTDSAHAYGGFLATLTAWCEHHEIPYQGVPVGTIKRHVSGKGNASKEDVIAAVRKRGFNPSDDNEADALAIMLWVQDTQETEYENA encoded by the coding sequence ATGACCTTATCAGTATTGGCGCTGGATCTGGGAACACGCACCGGATGGGCGGCGAAAGGAAAGGATCGCGCCATCGTCAGTGGCGTGATGAACTTTAAACCCCAGCGCTTTGAAGGCGGCGGTATGCGCTTTTTGAGATTCAAACGTTGGCTGACCGAGCTGAAAGCGAATCTGGACGGCATTGACGCGCTGTATTTCGAAGAGGTTCGCCGGCATGTCTCCACCGATTCCGCGCATGCCTATGGCGGCTTTCTGGCGACGCTAACGGCGTGGTGCGAGCATCATGAGATCCCATACCAAGGCGTGCCTGTGGGGACCATCAAGCGTCACGTCAGCGGCAAAGGCAACGCCAGCAAGGAGGATGTGATAGCGGCTGTACGGAAACGGGGATTCAATCCCTCGGATGATAACGAGGCGGATGCCCTGGCGATCATGCTGTGGGTGCAGGACACACAGGAGACGGAATATGAAAACGCCTAA
- a CDS encoding phage/plasmid primase, P4 family — protein MSDVRMAQPVLDQWGGDRMIDFNERVAPPLENRDLHAEREAIRAELIANLESVLTTLYPAGKRRRNLFLIGDVLGSPGESLEVVLEGEKAGLWTDRAEGVGGDIYAMIAGYYHVDACVDFSRVLDLAVELLGRSRTQPTRKRSKSPPMDDLGPATAKWDYLDANGKLLGVVYRYDPPGRRKEFRPWDAKRRKMTPPEPRPLYNQPGIAQSEQVVLVEGEKCAQALIDAGICATTAMNGAKAPVDKTDWRPLTGKHVIIWPDRDAPGWAYADQASQAILRAGGLSVAILTPSEDKPEGWDSADALEEGFDAVGFISAGPRMPIEPSCDEEDSETLLSDVDWATEDGLAMAFTRRYGEDWRYCSLWGKWLVWSGMRWNSDQMLFVQHLVRGVCRAASQKADSDKRKGRLASAATIAAVEKIARSDPAHASTPEEWDADIWALNTPGGVVELRTGQIRAHRREDRMTKSTSATPKGDCPTWRTFLADVTGQDAELQEYLQRVVGYCLSGATSAHALFFLYGTGANGKSVFVNVVGAILGDYAANAPMDTFMEARGDRHPTDLAGLRGARFVSAIETEQGRRWNESKVKAITGGDKISARFMRQDFFEYAPQFKLLIAGNHKPAIRNVDEAMKRRLHLIPFTVTVPPEKRDGGLTDKLLAERGGILAWAVEGCLEWLRDGLKPPDCVRAATEEYFEAEDALGQWIEERCERIGQAKTASSELYADWREWAERAGEYVGSIKRFSETLITRDFMQSRLHGGTRGFKGLRLRPKPYQYSYYD, from the coding sequence ATGTCGGATGTGCGCATGGCGCAACCGGTGCTGGACCAGTGGGGAGGCGACAGGATGATCGACTTCAACGAGCGCGTTGCTCCCCCTTTGGAAAACCGCGATCTCCATGCCGAGCGTGAGGCGATTCGCGCCGAACTGATCGCCAATCTGGAGTCGGTGCTGACAACGCTGTATCCGGCGGGCAAACGTCGCCGCAATCTGTTCTTGATTGGTGACGTATTGGGCAGTCCTGGCGAAAGTTTGGAAGTGGTCCTTGAAGGCGAAAAAGCGGGTCTTTGGACTGATCGGGCGGAAGGCGTCGGCGGCGATATCTACGCCATGATTGCCGGGTATTACCACGTTGACGCATGCGTGGACTTTTCCAGGGTTCTTGATCTGGCCGTCGAGTTGTTGGGGCGTTCTCGCACCCAGCCCACACGCAAGCGAAGCAAGTCGCCGCCGATGGATGATCTCGGTCCGGCGACAGCCAAGTGGGATTATCTGGACGCGAATGGAAAACTCCTGGGGGTGGTGTATCGCTACGATCCTCCTGGGCGAAGGAAGGAGTTTCGGCCGTGGGACGCCAAGCGTCGCAAGATGACGCCGCCTGAGCCACGTCCCCTGTACAACCAACCCGGTATCGCGCAGTCGGAACAGGTGGTGTTGGTGGAAGGCGAGAAATGCGCCCAGGCGCTGATCGATGCAGGTATCTGCGCCACCACGGCGATGAATGGAGCCAAAGCGCCAGTGGACAAAACCGACTGGCGTCCGCTGACTGGCAAGCATGTGATCATCTGGCCTGATCGGGATGCGCCGGGTTGGGCCTACGCCGACCAGGCCTCTCAGGCGATTCTGCGGGCGGGAGGACTATCGGTCGCCATTCTGACGCCATCGGAGGACAAACCCGAGGGCTGGGATTCAGCGGACGCTCTGGAGGAAGGCTTTGATGCCGTCGGGTTTATTTCAGCTGGCCCCCGCATGCCCATAGAACCCAGCTGCGACGAGGAGGATTCAGAAACACTCCTGAGTGACGTCGACTGGGCCACCGAGGACGGCCTGGCCATGGCCTTCACGCGTCGCTATGGCGAGGACTGGCGGTATTGCTCTCTCTGGGGCAAATGGTTGGTGTGGTCAGGCATGCGCTGGAACTCAGACCAAATGCTGTTTGTTCAGCATCTTGTGCGCGGTGTTTGTCGCGCCGCGTCTCAAAAAGCGGACAGCGACAAACGTAAGGGCCGACTCGCAAGCGCTGCGACAATCGCCGCAGTGGAAAAGATCGCGCGTTCTGATCCCGCACATGCCTCCACCCCTGAGGAGTGGGATGCGGATATCTGGGCGTTGAATACGCCCGGTGGTGTGGTCGAGCTGAGAACGGGTCAGATCCGGGCCCACAGACGCGAGGACCGCATGACCAAGTCAACTTCCGCGACACCCAAAGGCGATTGCCCGACTTGGCGCACCTTTCTGGCGGACGTCACCGGACAGGATGCTGAGCTGCAGGAGTATTTGCAAAGAGTGGTCGGCTATTGCCTGAGTGGAGCCACCAGCGCGCATGCGTTGTTTTTCCTCTACGGCACAGGGGCCAACGGCAAGAGCGTGTTCGTGAACGTGGTCGGCGCCATCCTGGGCGACTACGCCGCCAATGCGCCCATGGACACCTTCATGGAGGCGCGCGGCGATCGGCACCCAACGGATCTGGCGGGCCTGCGCGGAGCACGATTCGTGTCGGCCATTGAAACCGAGCAAGGCCGGCGTTGGAACGAGTCCAAGGTCAAAGCCATTACCGGTGGCGACAAGATTTCCGCGCGCTTCATGCGCCAGGACTTCTTTGAGTATGCCCCCCAGTTCAAATTGCTGATCGCCGGTAATCACAAGCCTGCCATTCGCAACGTCGACGAAGCGATGAAGCGTCGGTTACATCTGATCCCATTCACTGTGACCGTACCTCCGGAAAAGCGCGATGGCGGCCTGACCGACAAACTACTCGCCGAGCGCGGCGGCATTCTCGCTTGGGCAGTGGAAGGATGTCTGGAGTGGCTGCGCGATGGGCTCAAGCCCCCAGATTGCGTACGGGCGGCGACGGAGGAGTATTTTGAGGCGGAGGACGCCCTTGGACAGTGGATTGAAGAACGTTGCGAACGTATTGGGCAGGCGAAAACCGCATCGTCCGAGCTTTATGCAGACTGGCGTGAGTGGGCCGAGCGCGCAGGCGAATACGTGGGTTCCATCAAACGTTTCTCAGAAACCCTCATAACGCGGGATTTCATGCAAAGCCGTTTGCATGGCGGAACGCGTGGTTTTAAAGGCCTGAGGCTACGCCCCAAACCTTATCAATATAGCTATTACGACTAA
- a CDS encoding PD-(D/E)XK nuclease family protein — MMDFNSTESFSGRISALVDIGLRKVRDEQSPRTYLGASRLGVACERALQFEYAQAPVDPGRETQGRILRIFERGHVMEDCMLNWLEKAGFTVLTRNEVGEQFGFSAVDERLQGHVDGVIVSGPEGFVYPALWEHKCLGAKSWRDLEKHRLAKSKPVYAAQVAIYQAYLGLHEAPALFTALNADTMDIYAELVPYNGELAQRMSDRAVKIILATDAGELLPRSFLDEEHWECRMCAWRNRCWTSGEATG, encoded by the coding sequence ATGATGGATTTCAACTCAACCGAAAGTTTCTCCGGACGGATTTCGGCGTTGGTCGATATCGGGCTGCGCAAAGTAAGGGATGAGCAATCGCCAAGGACCTACCTGGGCGCCTCACGGTTGGGCGTAGCCTGCGAACGGGCGCTGCAGTTTGAATACGCCCAGGCGCCGGTCGATCCGGGGCGCGAAACGCAGGGCCGTATTCTGCGGATCTTTGAGCGTGGTCATGTCATGGAGGACTGCATGCTGAACTGGCTGGAAAAAGCCGGCTTCACGGTTCTCACCCGCAATGAGGTAGGCGAACAGTTTGGATTTTCCGCTGTGGACGAACGCCTTCAGGGGCATGTCGATGGCGTTATCGTAAGTGGGCCGGAGGGATTCGTTTACCCCGCGTTGTGGGAGCACAAATGCCTTGGCGCCAAGTCATGGCGTGATCTTGAAAAGCATCGTCTGGCCAAATCAAAGCCGGTCTATGCGGCTCAGGTGGCGATCTACCAAGCCTATCTGGGGCTGCATGAGGCGCCTGCGCTGTTTACCGCCCTGAACGCCGACACCATGGACATCTACGCCGAGCTTGTCCCTTATAACGGCGAACTCGCGCAGCGTATGTCCGATCGCGCGGTGAAGATCATCCTGGCGACCGATGCGGGAGAGTTGCTGCCTCGCTCGTTCTTGGACGAAGAGCACTGGGAATGTCGGATGTGCGCATGGCGCAACCGGTGCTGGACCAGTGGGGAGGCGACAGGATGA
- a CDS encoding DUF6511 domain-containing protein has product MKCRVCARQAKGFGHLNTRHRPGESKRYPTDWRFCSARCQKAFHALYADWLRGAKEEVMLNTTDIEQAALRGCLKPFGDAATAIGFDKPLGAYSEAEAMTVVEAIISGYVAAMTQYHESARCAPVRSSGVRSEPKAHLFSDLEGELPWEKSA; this is encoded by the coding sequence ATGAAATGCCGAGTCTGCGCTCGCCAGGCCAAAGGGTTTGGTCACTTGAACACACGGCATCGACCGGGCGAATCCAAGCGTTATCCCACCGACTGGCGGTTCTGCTCGGCGCGATGTCAGAAAGCCTTTCACGCGCTGTATGCGGATTGGCTGAGAGGGGCGAAGGAGGAAGTCATGCTAAATACCACCGACATTGAGCAAGCCGCTTTACGAGGGTGTCTGAAACCCTTCGGCGACGCGGCGACCGCCATCGGTTTTGACAAGCCGTTAGGCGCTTACTCTGAGGCGGAGGCGATGACGGTTGTCGAGGCGATTATAAGCGGGTACGTGGCGGCGATGACTCAATACCACGAGTCCGCACGCTGTGCTCCGGTTCGTTCGTCTGGCGTGAGGTCAGAGCCAAAGGCGCATCTGTTTTCCGATTTGGAGGGAGAACTGCCTTGGGAGAAATCTGCATGA
- a CDS encoding ATP-binding protein produces the protein MSLPIITADQRLAEKRGVKGVLIGKSGIGKTSQLWTLDAQRTLFFDLEAGDLAVEGWKGDSIRPRTWPECRDFAVFIGGPNPALREDQPFSQAHFQAVCERFGDPSILDKYDTLFVDSITVAGRLCMQWCKGQPQAHSERTGKPDARGAYGLMGQEMIAWLTHLQHTRDKNVWFVGILDERLDDYNRRIFSLQIDGSKTGLELPGIVDEVVTLAELKSDDGAGYRAFVCHTLNPWGYPAKDRSGRLEAVEEPHLGRLMEKVAGPAKPALERLEYTQPPAVDHLNETKEQAL, from the coding sequence ATGAGTCTTCCCATCATCACCGCCGATCAAAGGTTAGCTGAAAAGCGCGGCGTCAAAGGCGTGTTGATTGGCAAAAGCGGCATCGGCAAGACGTCTCAACTGTGGACGCTCGACGCCCAGCGCACGTTGTTTTTCGATCTGGAGGCCGGCGATCTCGCGGTTGAGGGATGGAAAGGCGACTCCATCCGTCCACGCACGTGGCCGGAGTGCCGAGACTTCGCTGTGTTCATTGGTGGACCCAATCCCGCGCTCCGCGAGGATCAGCCGTTCAGCCAAGCTCACTTTCAGGCGGTATGCGAGCGTTTTGGCGACCCGTCCATTTTGGACAAATACGACACCTTGTTTGTCGACTCGATTACCGTGGCGGGCCGTCTGTGTATGCAGTGGTGCAAGGGGCAGCCGCAGGCGCATTCGGAGAGAACTGGCAAGCCTGACGCACGCGGCGCATACGGATTGATGGGCCAGGAGATGATCGCCTGGCTCACCCATCTGCAGCACACACGGGACAAAAATGTCTGGTTCGTCGGCATCCTTGATGAACGTCTCGATGATTACAACCGCCGCATATTTTCCCTGCAGATCGACGGCTCAAAAACAGGACTGGAACTGCCGGGCATTGTCGACGAGGTCGTCACCTTGGCCGAACTGAAGTCGGATGACGGCGCGGGCTATCGCGCGTTCGTCTGTCACACCCTTAATCCCTGGGGATACCCCGCCAAGGATCGTTCAGGCCGCCTGGAGGCGGTGGAGGAACCGCACCTGGGGCGGCTTATGGAAAAGGTCGCAGGGCCCGCGAAACCGGCTCTGGAGCGTCTGGAATACACGCAGCCGCCCGCTGTCGATCACCTCAATGAAACCAAGGAGCAAGCTCTATGA
- a CDS encoding helix-turn-helix transcriptional regulator, which yields MEIKHFSQRELAHRWGVSEACLERWRTIGSGPVYLKLHGRVLYRIEDVEAFETESLRKSTSERFEKGDAA from the coding sequence GTGGAAATAAAACACTTCAGTCAACGTGAGTTGGCTCATCGCTGGGGCGTATCTGAAGCCTGTCTGGAGCGTTGGCGCACTATCGGCAGCGGTCCTGTCTATCTCAAGCTGCATGGGCGCGTGCTTTACCGCATTGAAGACGTGGAGGCCTTCGAAACGGAGAGCCTGCGTAAGAGCACTTCCGAACGGTTTGAGAAGGGAGACGCCGCATGA
- a CDS encoding helix-turn-helix domain-containing protein, whose protein sequence is MPSTLGRKLRKLREQQKLSLEQLAMLSGSSKSYLWNLENFESSNPSVEKIDKIATALKVTSEFLLNGSATTPDQGVIDEAFFRKYKSLPEADKKRLRQIVDVWTEEHTRQV, encoded by the coding sequence GTGCCATCAACGCTAGGCCGCAAACTTCGTAAGTTGCGTGAACAACAAAAACTCAGTCTTGAACAGCTGGCAATGCTGTCCGGTTCCAGTAAAAGTTATCTGTGGAATCTGGAGAATTTCGAATCAAGTAACCCTTCAGTGGAGAAGATAGACAAGATCGCCACAGCGCTTAAAGTCACCTCGGAATTTTTACTGAATGGCTCCGCCACTACGCCAGATCAGGGCGTTATTGATGAGGCCTTCTTCCGCAAATACAAATCCCTGCCGGAAGCGGACAAGAAAAGGCTTCGCCAGATCGTCGATGTGTGGACGGAGGAGCACACTAGGCAAGTATAG
- a CDS encoding AbfB domain-containing protein — protein MSKLSKALIVSCLGLTFSQSHAASIGDSVRLVDAYSDATNAANKRVLRHSGSYIWDVSLNPRPTDLDINDSQFFLRQGLASEECYSFESVNYPGYFIRHEGFRLKISEDVEMYPTSREDATFCFDDYGKLAAFNYSDYKFGFEQENGLNAWKITNDPQLQRSIRLETSDILHTPFSNDGSENNKQGYNWYLDRHFVNCSNSDNGALQGFQLERDNSGKQIRYRFKCDSYKEVVNKEIKSTAINDDGDGNSIYLDRHNVDCGYNPVISFKLTRVGSDHIKYDYICGDKELLSSKPIYERHTSYGADGASDSNFGSSLYLDRHNVDCPDGNFISAFKLHVNGSHEYRYNYTCRPFIDSKSSEVNWQPSAGRSSSSSANPRLFFRVIERTNVEITLESDDVDTFLYLVDESGRVIRYNNDFHINPDDDNTNSRIALTLDPGSYAAVSATNGIAYGDGIISIESAFGTVTNIYGGNEVRNALHKAETIFAGESDNIRENKDDLFEFMTWRRPDIQPISFDLPYVKKHVEVSSCVNAIGVSVVRFALFASSLAGLPAKFSNDEINAVVYKLSQSSLPAGLQAAIIRYHNQVGAYDKAKAALNVLSQINNASLIYPIFQAYKGKMVFGDWIKAFVTLSLQLTAWIASDGTAFIAEAGFVIMSADALAESSADVYHYCRS, from the coding sequence ATGTCAAAATTATCGAAAGCTTTGATTGTTTCATGTTTGGGGCTAACGTTCTCACAAAGTCATGCGGCTAGTATTGGTGATTCTGTTCGACTAGTTGATGCTTATAGCGATGCGACTAATGCTGCTAATAAAAGAGTGCTACGTCATTCTGGCTCTTATATTTGGGATGTTAGTCTAAACCCTCGGCCAACAGATCTTGATATTAATGACTCGCAATTTTTTCTTAGGCAAGGGTTGGCTTCAGAAGAGTGTTATTCATTCGAGTCGGTGAACTATCCAGGATATTTTATTCGTCATGAAGGTTTTAGATTGAAAATATCTGAGGATGTCGAAATGTATCCTACTTCACGTGAGGATGCTACTTTTTGTTTTGATGATTATGGAAAGCTGGCTGCTTTCAATTACTCTGATTATAAATTTGGCTTCGAACAAGAAAATGGCCTTAATGCTTGGAAAATAACTAATGACCCCCAGTTGCAAAGAAGTATTAGGCTGGAAACTAGCGATATACTGCATACCCCATTCAGTAACGACGGTAGTGAAAATAATAAACAAGGATACAACTGGTACCTTGATAGACACTTTGTCAATTGCTCCAATAGTGATAATGGAGCCTTGCAAGGGTTTCAGCTAGAGCGCGATAATTCTGGAAAACAGATTAGGTATAGATTTAAATGTGATAGCTATAAAGAGGTTGTTAATAAAGAAATCAAGTCTACTGCAATAAATGATGACGGTGATGGGAACTCTATTTATCTGGATAGGCATAATGTAGATTGTGGTTACAACCCTGTTATATCCTTTAAATTGACTAGGGTTGGTAGTGATCATATAAAGTATGATTATATTTGTGGAGATAAGGAGTTGTTGTCTTCAAAACCAATATATGAGAGGCATACGTCTTATGGGGCGGACGGTGCTTCTGATAGCAACTTTGGTAGCTCTTTGTATCTTGATAGACATAATGTAGATTGCCCGGATGGAAATTTTATTTCAGCTTTTAAGTTGCATGTAAATGGCTCTCACGAATACAGATATAATTATACTTGCCGCCCCTTTATAGATAGCAAAAGTAGCGAGGTGAATTGGCAGCCATCAGCAGGGCGATCATCTAGTTCTTCTGCTAATCCAAGATTGTTTTTTCGGGTTATAGAGCGGACAAATGTAGAAATAACTTTAGAGTCTGATGATGTGGATACTTTCTTGTATCTTGTTGATGAAAGTGGGCGTGTAATTCGCTATAACAATGACTTCCATATTAATCCCGACGATGACAATACTAATTCTAGGATCGCTTTGACTCTCGATCCAGGTAGTTATGCTGCTGTATCTGCTACTAATGGTATAGCTTATGGTGATGGCATTATTAGTATAGAGTCTGCCTTTGGTACAGTTACCAATATATATGGCGGAAATGAAGTGAGGAATGCGTTGCATAAGGCTGAGACAATATTTGCAGGGGAATCAGATAATATCCGGGAAAATAAAGATGACTTGTTTGAGTTTATGACATGGAGGCGACCTGATATACAGCCTATTTCGTTTGATTTGCCATATGTTAAAAAGCATGTAGAAGTTAGCTCTTGCGTTAATGCTATAGGAGTTTCTGTAGTAAGGTTTGCATTGTTTGCTTCGTCTCTTGCAGGCCTACCTGCTAAGTTTTCTAATGATGAAATAAATGCAGTTGTCTATAAACTCTCTCAAAGCAGCCTTCCAGCTGGCTTGCAGGCAGCAATAATTAGATACCATAATCAAGTAGGCGCTTATGATAAAGCAAAGGCAGCTCTGAATGTGTTGAGCCAAATAAATAACGCATCATTAATCTATCCAATATTTCAGGCCTACAAAGGAAAGATGGTGTTTGGAGACTGGATAAAAGCCTTTGTGACACTTAGCCTCCAACTCACAGCTTGGATAGCTAGTGATGGAACGGCGTTCATTGCTGAAGCTGGGTTCGTAATAATGAGTGCTGATGCACTGGCTGAAAGTTCAGCTGATGTATACCACTATTGTAGATCATAA
- a CDS encoding DUF2924 domain-containing protein, whose product MSQIELISTPSIAARVAALPTLPMPQLRGLWRKLFETDAPTHVRTYLERRIAYRLQEEEFRKTNPELLESNQRRIAELVEATDPGKPVRENRPPAGTVLTREYHEVEHHVTVLADGQYDYQGRLYPSLSMIAREITGTRWSGPAFFGLKSASKPKGARKGGKR is encoded by the coding sequence ATGAGCCAAATAGAATTGATATCCACGCCTTCCATCGCAGCCCGAGTGGCTGCTTTGCCCACGCTGCCCATGCCCCAGCTCCGGGGGCTCTGGCGAAAGCTGTTCGAGACCGATGCCCCAACGCACGTGCGCACTTACTTAGAGCGCCGCATTGCCTATCGGTTGCAGGAGGAAGAGTTCCGCAAGACAAATCCAGAGCTACTAGAGAGCAACCAACGCCGCATCGCTGAGTTGGTGGAGGCCACTGACCCGGGCAAGCCTGTCCGCGAAAACCGGCCGCCCGCTGGCACGGTGCTGACACGTGAATATCACGAAGTTGAGCACCATGTGACGGTGCTTGCGGATGGGCAATATGACTATCAGGGCCGCCTGTATCCATCCTTGTCCATGATCGCTCGGGAAATCACGGGCACGCGTTGGTCTGGCCCAGCGTTTTTTGGGCTGAAGTCAGCCTCGAAACCCAAAGGCGCGCGCAAAGGAGGCAAACGATGA